CACTGATCTGATTGTTGTTCATCAAGTCCATCGCCTCGGAGCGAGTGACGCCAACCGAATCGAGGTAGTCAGCAGCCTGTTCACCAGAGGCGGCGGTGGCGATCATGTTTCCGATCAATCCTTGATCCTCGTTCACGATCGCTAGTTGGATACGAGGCATCTCTCCGTTACGAGCCGATGGGCCAAAGACGCTGCCAACGAGTGCGGTGATGCCGATCGGCATGGCCAACAAAATCGCAAAACCGACCCAATTGGAGCGCAGTCGTCGCAAGTCTTTCCGCAGCAATGTTCCAAGCATCTTATTCTCGCAGTTCTCGTCCAGTGAGTTGCAAAAAGACGTCATTTAGATTCGGTTTCTTCACCATTGCGTTGTCAACCCTAACAGGAATGTCCAATAGCTCTCGCAAACAATCAGACGGGTGACGCTCGTCGACCGATGCGAGGATAAGCTGATGCTCGCGCTGACTTAGGATTCGGAAACGATCGGCAAATCCAGTCCATTGCTTCGGATCTGCATTCGCGAAGTCGCCTTCCAATACGAACAATCGGTCACCGCTCAAACGATTTTGCAATTCCTGTAAGGTTCCTTCGGCCAGTAGTTTTCCGTGGTCGATGATTCCGATCCGGTCACAAAGTGTTTCGGCTTCCTCAAGATAGTGCGTCGTGTAGAGCACTCCGGTGCCCTGTGCGGTCAGGCCGCGAACAAACTCGAGAATGTTCGCACGAGCTTGCGGATCGATGCCAACGGTCGGTTCGTCCAGCAACAACAGTTGCGGGTTGTGAAGCAGAGCGCAACCGATATTGACCCGTCGCTTCATTCCACCCGAATAGGTGCGAACCGCGTCGCGGCGCCGATCGGTTAGCATCAGGTCGTGCAGCAGGTGTTCGGTTCGCTCCTTTGCCAACTTGGATGACAATCCGGCAAGTTTCCCCCAAAACAACAGGTTTTCTTCGGCTGAAAGCTCTTCATAGAGAGCAACCTCTTGGGGCACGACCCCCATGCTTTGCTGGGCGGATTTGGGATCGATTGAGAAATCTTTCCCATTGATCGACACGGTCCCGCTATCAGGCTTCCGTAAGCCACAGATCATGTCGATCGTTGTCGTTTTCCCCGCGCCGTTGGGGCCTAGCAAGCCATAGACTTCGCCCGCATTAATCGCGAACGACACACCGGAAACGGCGTGGATGTCACCAAATGCTTTGAACAATCGATCAACTGCGAGAACCTTCGAGTGTGTCATGGGTTTGCTGCAAAACAGGCAGAATCGAAAAAGGGACTGGGCCTGACTGAGAAGGCTCGACCATTTACCTCATCGGGCGCAACAATTCACAAAGAGTTCAAGAAACAGGACACGCAACGCTAAGACGATGCCGCTGCGGTCGTCTACGAATTCAGGCCAGTTTCGAATATCGCGTGGATGCGCTTCGGTGAAAGATCAGCGTGGCCCCAATTTCGAAAGGTGCCGCGTTGCGAATTCCACGTACTGCTGCCAATCAAAGTCGGTCACATCGTGCTTTCCACTTCGCATGTGGTAGCCAATCTGTCCATGGACCGGTTCATTCACCGCGGGCATGGTGTCGGTCGGCAAACCCTCGGTGCCCAGCAGCCGATAGACAGGGTCGGCATGCAGACATGACAAGAACTCACCTTTTGGATCAGCCCACTGGTCCGCTTCGGCGCTTGCAACGTAGAGGGGACGCGGCGCAACGAGTGCCAATAGCACATGGTTGTCGAATGGCATGTCGGCTTCATGGTTTCCGTACTTCTTGAAGTTTCCGCAGAACCAGTGTGGGAAGGAGTCGTTGATTCGCCATACCGTTTCTCCGATCCTCCGGCGTGATAAGGCAGCACCACCACAGCCAGAATCATTTGAAATCACCAGTGCAATTCGCTCGTCCGATGCACCTGCCCACAAACTGGTTTTGCCAAGTCGCGAATGACCGAAGACGGCAACTTTTGTCGCATCCACTTCTTCCACCTTTTCCAAAACATCCACGACTCGGCTCAACGCCCACGCCCAGGTCGCGATCGATGCCGCCTGGTCAGCGGCAGGAATTCCGAGTTGCTCGTGAACGCCGTTCTTGAAACCATCATCGAAATCAGGATCGACGTCTCCGTAGTACAAAGTCACCAACCCGAATCCGCCATCGACAATCTGTTCAATCGACCAGCGACTTGCGGATGTGCCTCGATCCTTTTCATGAGCTTGATGATCCGAAGTACTTCGCATCCAACTCTGCGGAAGCAAAACCGCAGGATCATCGATCACGGTATGGTTGCCGTTAAAGTTATACCCAAGGAAAACGGGGACCGCTTTTTCAGTCGCAGACTTCGGCAAGAACAAGGCAAGGTTCAATTCCTTGCCAGCAAGTTCCACGATCAGCTGTCGCAGCAGCACCTTACCGTCGAGAACCAGCGTGTTGTCCGCTGCAGATCGAAATTGGGTCGCCCCTTGACTCTCAGGCGGAGCCATTCCGAACATCTCTCGCGAAAGCAGGTCGTACCATTCGACACGCTTTGCCACCCAGTCGTCAGCCGTCGTCACTCCGGCAAGGACATCCGGTAACTCGTAGGCCGGAATCTTCGACTCGTCATAGTTTGCCTCAAAGACGAACTCTTCGGCATTGAGGGTAACGGACAACACGAGGGCGGTGGCAATTATGCCAAGCAGGGATAGATTCATAATGAGAATTCTAAGCCGCGCCGTGGCGGATATCAACAGCAGCCATCCCGCCCAGGCAGCAAGTTCAATGGACTGGGGCCACTTTCCCATTGCCGGTCAGGACCGAGTACACTGTTCTTGTTTCCTTCACCGCTCACTCCGTAGGTATGATGATGATTCGCAATTTTGGCTTCTGCATGATCTTTTTGGTGAATCTTCTCAGCACGGCATCCGCAGAGAAGAACGCTTCGCTTGATCCTTTGATCGCTACACTCGGCGAACCCACAATAAAGGAGTCGTTTGATTCCGCGCTTCCTGAGAGGTTCGTGGTCGCGAAGGGGCAATGGAAAGTTTGAGCAGGGAAAATGGTACACCCTGCAAGTGGAGATGTTGGGCGATCAGGTGGTTGCACAAACGGACAATGGCCTCGTTGTCAAAGCTTCCCACGCAAGCCTCGATACCGAAAAACCCAATTATCGTTTCGTCATGCGAGGTGACTCGCTCTCGCTAGACGATTTAACCGTCTGGGACTTGAAATAGACCGCGAATGCTGTCAGCCAAAATGCTCGTTTCCTATTATTGACCTCTCACCTGATTTGACGTCAACGTTGCCCAGCCGACACGGTTTGCGTCGTCGATGCCAATGCCTCGGGTTTCCGATTGGCTTGCTCAAACAACCTGCGGAAACGCGCCACTTCGGGCGTCTCAAACCGAAACAATTCGCTTGCGTGACGCGGGGTGATCACTTGGAACATGAGCGTTGCCTTCACCGTGTATTCCCCGGGTGATGGAATCGGAATTTCGTAAATCAGCGAGTCACTGCCGCCAACAAAATCCCTGTCTTCGCCGATCCCATAGGGACGTGTGGCGGGACCATCGGCGTGGTCAGGATCCCAACCCCGCGGCAACAAACGATTGTCTTTCACGTAAGTTGCACCTCGTAACAAGGTAAAGGTCGGTTTCCCGTCGGCATCCCCCATGATGGTTTCGTAAACCTGGACTTGATCCGACTGATTGACAACCGAATGATGCTCGTTCACCGGTCCGCCGGCCTGTTCGCTGATCAGAACGTTGCCATCGGCGTCGACCAATTCGCCGTCGGAGTTGGTCTGCCCCGACGAGAAAACCGTTTGGCCGTTGACATCGGTGACAACCAACTCGACCCAGACTCGTCGACTCGGATAAGCCGTTGGAAGCTTATGCCCACTTCGATTGCGGACCACCACCGGCACTCTGAGCTGGTTGCCCTCGACCGAAACGGTTTTGATTTCAATTTCCGCAGACTCGTTTTGCAGAAACTGCAAGGTCGTTTGGATCGACTGGTCAAAGGCCTCAGCCGGCGCGATCACTCCCAGCTCCTTCGCATTGTCGCGCAGGATCCGCTTCATCAAAGTGTTGCCGCCAAGGAAAGCATGCCGACCAAACGGGGTCCGTTGTCCGAGGAACGGAAAGTCACGCCCACCTGGATTGTGCGCGATCCGAGTCGCGATCGGCTCTCCGTCGACATCGGTTGTGGGCATGTGACAAGCTTGACAGCTCTTCGCCTCGTTGCTCGGAGGGTCCACTTCGTCGTTGAACACGGAATTTCGCCATTCAAGGTAGGGCGTTTGCTCATGAAATTCACCTGCGGTTGGACGCCCGTCGGCATCAACACTGTGGGTCATCACTGTGTGACAAGTCGCACAGAGTCCCGATTTCAGAACATGATTGCTATGAGTCGGTGTGTAACCGACATGGTGTTGCATGGGCATGGTAAAAGGATCGGCATGCGGACCAAAGATCTTCCGTTCCTGATTGATTTCAAAATGCCCCGTGAAGGAGGCGTCCGTTCCGAGGTTTTGGTCCGCGATTTGATGGCACACGGTGCATGAAACGCCGTCCAATCCAAGCTGGGAACGCTGATCCTGGTTAGTCAAATAGGCCAGAACTTTGCCATCAGGACTTTCCGGCGTTGGCGCGGCCATTGGCGTATGGCAACGCGTACATTTTTCTTCGATCACCCCTTTCATGGACGGCGTTGCCGCAACTTCAGCGGACAAAACGGCTCGCCAAAAAGGGTCCCGCGAAGAATTGGCCATCATCGACGATTGCCATAAATCGTAGGGAGCCACAGGTCTTCGCTTTGCGTCGCGCATCGCCACGGCCCAGTTCGAATTGGAATGACAAACCGCACAATTTTTTGAATCAAGAAAATGACTTTCATTCTGAACTCTCAGCGAAACCGCGGCTTCCACCACGTCATCACGACGGTTCGCGACCGACGCGGTGGGTGAATCCTCTGCGAGCGAGAGCGAGCTCACCAAGGAGCCGGAGAAACAGAGGAGTCCGGAAGAAAACAACGCGAGCAACCGGGTGAAACGTGTTGGCAGAAATACCATGAGTTCACTTTCTCGTCATTTGTCAACGATCTTGAAAAAAAAGATCGAGGATCGGTGGTGGGGGGCTAAGGAAGCGACCGAGGGCGGGGTGTCGTTGCTAGGGGGTGGAAAGACTCCGCGATGGAGCCTCATTCTATCACAATCTCGATCGAGTCATCTTGATCGAGGTTCTCCGCTTCGGAAAGACTCCCCTCGGGCTTCAAGACGACTTCGCGCTCGGGCGTGTGATCGGAGGATTTGACCCAGGTCGCACCGCGAATCCAGCCGTCGTGGCCATTGCCGGAGGAGTCTCGCAACGCACCGCCGGTACCCTCGTCACAGTGATAGAGAGCCAGCGTGTGTTCGTCCGGTTCGAATCGCTCGACTGGCGTGAAGTCCTCGCTGTAGCGAGCGGTGCTGGAAATCCGGATTTCGTCGATCGTGAAGTTCTGCCCGTGCTCGAAATTCTTTCCTAGATGAAAAATACTGGACGGCTGAGAAAGTTTTCCTATCGACGCGGTTCCTTCCAGTTTGCCGTCTACAAAAACACGCAGGACTTCGTCGTCAAAAACGCCCGCAATATGAGTATGTGCGCCGGGCTGAACCACGCTCAACGCTTCGCTTTGGGACATGCCCGTCCTCTCCCACATTTGAACTGAGGGACGACCGTTAGCGAGAATCGCCATGACAATGGAACCATCGCTGTCTTCGGCGCTTAGGATATTGATCTGTCCGGCCGACGATTCCGCCCGAGCCACCGTCGCTTCGATTGTGAAGGAGCCGTCGGGGTTATGTTCGATTTGTGTGAGTTCGACATCGGCCGTTTTACCGTCGAACGCAAGTGCGAAATTAGGTGCGTCGCCTGGATTCCCATCAATGCTGCCATCCTGATCGCTGATGATCCCGCACTCAGGAAGCATCGCTGCGATCCGGCTGACACCCTCGGCAGAGAGTTTCGTGCCGGTCAGTTTCAGCCATCTCAGGGCGCGAAGGCGTTCGAAGTGGGGGATGCACGCATCGGTAATCGACGTGCCTTTTAAGTTCAGCTTTTCCAGATGAATCAACCCGGCGAGGTTCTTTAAGCTGGTGTCATCAACCGCTGCATTATCGGTAACATCAACGCTACGGAGATAGCAGGGCATGCCTTCGTAGAAGATCCCCAATTCGAAGTCGGGCAGATGCGCACCAAATCCGCTCCACTCGACCATCGTTCCGTGTCCACCGACGGAAATCAGCCACTGGCATGCCAATTGGTCAGGGTCGGTTTTCGTCCATGCTAGCCCACGGACCGAATCAGAGATGATTTTGCAGTTGGGTAATGCCCTCTGAATTTCAGCGACCTGATCGGGTGGCGCTAACGTATTGACAATGTCCAGAAATCGGAGATTCGACAAGGCTTGCAGCCCGAAAAGATCCTCTACGGTAGCACTAGCTAGGGTCATAACCTCGAGATCGCTGCAACTTCCTAGGTATTTCAAGCCGTCTCCAGAAATGGTGCACCAACGAAGATCTAAACCGCGGAGCTTTATTAACTTTCCGAGAGACTGTAGCCCCTTATCTGTCAGTGAGGTATAGGTCAACGAAACATTATCTAGCTCCGGTAATCCCGTCAAAATCTCCAACGTTTGTTCGTCAAGTTGGCCAGCGAGATAGATGTTTCGAAGTTCTTTCATGTCCCCAAGAACTTGCATGTCATCCGATGTCAGGCCAGCAACCTCGATCCCAAGGAATTTCAGATTTCGCATCCCTGACAACGCGTGAACTCCTTCAGCCGTCACGGCACAATGGTTAAGTGAGAAATGTTCGAGTTGTGTTAATCCACTCAGAGGGGACAGGTCTTGCCAAGACGCCTGCGGCGCACCAGTGTTATGCAAATTAAGGGCATTCAGATCCGAAAGACGTCCTATATCAGAGAGAAGATCGCTTGAGTCGTTGATCGCAAGTTTGACGCTAAGACGTGAAATAAAGAAAGGTTCGCTGGGGTCCGGCAATGCATCTCCGGGTACAGGCCGTCGCTCTTCGCCATTCGATTTCAACACGAGAATGAGTCCTTCGAAACCCTGTTTGAGCACTGCTTCGGCAACCTTGCGATCGAGGTCGTCGTTGGTAACGTCCTTGTCGGCGCGGTTCATGTTGGCCTGATCGGAGCGCCGGACCCATGTCGCCCCGCGGATCCAGCCGTCGTGGCCATTGCCGGAGGAGTCTCGCAACGCACCGCCGGTACCCTCGTCACAGTGATAGAGAGCCAGCGTGTGTTCGTCCGGTTCGAATCGCTCGACTGGCGTGAAGTCCTCGCTGTAGCGAGCGGTGCTGGAGATCCGAATTTCGTCGATCGTGCCGTCGAACTTCTGCCCGTGCTCGAACTCCTTTCCTAGATAAAAAATACTGGACGGCTGAGCAAGTTTTCCTATCGACGCGGTTCCTTCCAGTTTGCCGTCCACGAAAACACGCAAGACTTCGTCGTCAAAAACGCCCGCAATATGAGTAAGTGTGCCGGGCTGAACCACGCTCAACGCTTCGCTTTGGGGCACGTTCGTCCTCTCCCACATTTGAACTGCGGGACGACCGTTAGCGAGAATCGCCATGACAATGGAACCATCGCTGTCTTCGGCGCTTAGGATATTGATCTGTTCGGCCGACGATTCCGCCCGAGCCACCGTCGCTTCGATTGTGAAGGAGCCGTCGGGGTTATGTTCGATTTGTGTGAGTTCGACATCGGCCGTTTTACCGTCAAACGCAAGTGCGAAATTAGGTGCGTCGCCTGGATTCCCATTGATGCTGCCGCCGTGCTCGCTGATGATCCCGCACTCAGGAAGCATCGCTGCGATCCGGCTGACACCCTCGGCAGAGAGTTTCGTGCCGGTCAGTTTCAGCCATCTCAGAGCGCGAAGGCGTTCGAAGTGGGGGATGCACGCATCGGTAATCGACGTGCCTTTTAAGTTCAGCTTTTCCAGATGGATCAACCCGGCGAGGTTCTTTAAGCTGGTGTCATCAACCGCTGCATTATCGGCAACATCAACGGTGCGGAGATAGCAGAACATGCCTTCTGAGAAGATCCCTAATTCGCCGTCGGGAAGATGTGAAAGGAATCCGTTGAACTCGACTATTGTTCCGTGTCCACCGACGGAAATCAGCCACTGGCATGCCAGTTGGTCAGGGTCGGTTTTCGTCCATGCTAGCCCACGGACCGAATCAGAGATGATTTTGCACTCGGGTAACGCCCTCTGAATTGCGGCGACCTGATTGCGTGGCGCTAACGTATTTATTATGTCCAGAAATCGGAGATTCGACAAGGCTTGCAGCCCGGAGAGATCCTCTACGGTAGCACTAACTAGGGTCATAACCTCGAGATCGCTGCAA
This sequence is a window from Novipirellula artificiosorum. Protein-coding genes within it:
- a CDS encoding LamG-like jellyroll fold domain-containing protein; the encoded protein is MTAEGVHALSGMRNLKLLGIGVAGVTSDDMQVLKYMKELREIQLGGQLDEQTLEILTGLPELESVRLGETSLTEKGLQSLGKLTKLRVLGLGYCTITGDGLKYLGSCSDLEVMTLVSATVEDLSGLQALSNLRFLDIINTLAPRNQVAAIQRALPECKIISDSVRGLAWTKTDPDQLACQWLISVGGHGTIVEFNGFLSHLPDGELGIFSEGMFCYLRTVDVADNAAVDDTSLKNLAGLIHLEKLNLKGTSITDACIPHFERLRALRWLKLTGTKLSAEGVSRIAAMLPECGIISEHGGSINGNPGDAPNFALAFDGKTADVELTQIEHNPDGSFTIEATVARAESSAEQINILSAEDSDGSIVMAILANGRPAVQMWERTNVPQSEALSVVQPGTLTHIAGVFDDEVLRVFVDGKLEGTASIGKLAQPSSIFYLGKEFEHGQKFDGTIDEIRISSTARYSEDFTPVERFEPDEHTLALYHCDEGTGGALRDSSGNGHDGWIRGATWVRRSDQANMNRADKDVTNDDLDRKVAEAVLKQGFEGLILVLKSNGEERRPVPGDALPDPSEPFFISRLSVKLAINDSSDLLSDIGRLSDLNALNLHNTGAPQASWQDLSPLSGLTQLEHFSLNHCAVTAEGVHALSGMRNLKFLGIEVAGLTSDDMQVLGDMKELRNIYLAGQLDEQTLEILTGLPELDNVSLTYTSLTDKGLQSLGKLIKLRGLDLRWCTISGDGLKYLGSCSDLEVMTLASATVEDLFGLQALSNLRFLDIVNTLAPPDQVAEIQRALPNCKIISDSVRGLAWTKTDPDQLACQWLISVGGHGTMVEWSGFGAHLPDFELGIFYEGMPCYLRSVDVTDNAAVDDTSLKNLAGLIHLEKLNLKGTSITDACIPHFERLRALRWLKLTGTKLSAEGVSRIAAMLPECGIISDQDGSIDGNPGDAPNFALAFDGKTADVELTQIEHNPDGSFTIEATVARAESSAGQINILSAEDSDGSIVMAILANGRPSVQMWERTGMSQSEALSVVQPGAHTHIAGVFDDEVLRVFVDGKLEGTASIGKLSQPSSIFHLGKNFEHGQNFTIDEIRISSTARYSEDFTPVERFEPDEHTLALYHCDEGTGGALRDSSGNGHDGWIRGATWVKSSDHTPEREVVLKPEGSLSEAENLDQDDSIEIVIE
- a CDS encoding ABC transporter ATP-binding protein — encoded protein: MTHSKVLAVDRLFKAFGDIHAVSGVSFAINAGEVYGLLGPNGAGKTTTIDMICGLRKPDSGTVSINGKDFSIDPKSAQQSMGVVPQEVALYEELSAEENLLFWGKLAGLSSKLAKERTEHLLHDLMLTDRRRDAVRTYSGGMKRRVNIGCALLHNPQLLLLDEPTVGIDPQARANILEFVRGLTAQGTGVLYTTHYLEEAETLCDRIGIIDHGKLLAEGTLQELQNRLSGDRLFVLEGDFANADPKQWTGFADRFRILSQREHQLILASVDERHPSDCLRELLDIPVRVDNAMVKKPNLNDVFLQLTGRELRE
- a CDS encoding multiheme c-type cytochrome produces the protein MVFLPTRFTRLLALFSSGLLCFSGSLVSSLSLAEDSPTASVANRRDDVVEAAVSLRVQNESHFLDSKNCAVCHSNSNWAVAMRDAKRRPVAPYDLWQSSMMANSSRDPFWRAVLSAEVAATPSMKGVIEEKCTRCHTPMAAPTPESPDGKVLAYLTNQDQRSQLGLDGVSCTVCHQIADQNLGTDASFTGHFEINQERKIFGPHADPFTMPMQHHVGYTPTHSNHVLKSGLCATCHTVMTHSVDADGRPTAGEFHEQTPYLEWRNSVFNDEVDPPSNEAKSCQACHMPTTDVDGEPIATRIAHNPGGRDFPFLGQRTPFGRHAFLGGNTLMKRILRDNAKELGVIAPAEAFDQSIQTTLQFLQNESAEIEIKTVSVEGNQLRVPVVVRNRSGHKLPTAYPSRRVWVELVVTDVNGQTVFSSGQTNSDGELVDADGNVLISEQAGGPVNEHHSVVNQSDQVQVYETIMGDADGKPTFTLLRGATYVKDNRLLPRGWDPDHADGPATRPYGIGEDRDFVGGSDSLIYEIPIPSPGEYTVKATLMFQVITPRHASELFRFETPEVARFRRLFEQANRKPEALASTTQTVSAGQR
- a CDS encoding glucuronyl esterase domain-containing protein; amino-acid sequence: MNLSLLGIIATALVLSVTLNAEEFVFEANYDESKIPAYELPDVLAGVTTADDWVAKRVEWYDLLSREMFGMAPPESQGATQFRSAADNTLVLDGKVLLRQLIVELAGKELNLALFLPKSATEKAVPVFLGYNFNGNHTVIDDPAVLLPQSWMRSTSDHQAHEKDRGTSASRWSIEQIVDGGFGLVTLYYGDVDPDFDDGFKNGVHEQLGIPAADQAASIATWAWALSRVVDVLEKVEEVDATKVAVFGHSRLGKTSLWAGASDERIALVISNDSGCGGAALSRRRIGETVWRINDSFPHWFCGNFKKYGNHEADMPFDNHVLLALVAPRPLYVASAEADQWADPKGEFLSCLHADPVYRLLGTEGLPTDTMPAVNEPVHGQIGYHMRSGKHDVTDFDWQQYVEFATRHLSKLGPR